The proteins below come from a single Cinclus cinclus chromosome 23, bCinCin1.1, whole genome shotgun sequence genomic window:
- the RNF223 gene encoding RING finger protein 223, whose protein sequence is MEQTLFPSLADSPGAVVQSGRSAMSCFPRLWRSSAPPSPGSPVPPSPGSPVPPSPGSPVPPSPGLLAGPASPRGRSGPRSPPGSPGSPGPGSPRPTSPVECSICFNAYDNTFKTPKVLRCSHVFCLECVARLSAALPPHQPQEFLPCPFCRQLTQMPRQGAPGLATSKELLATLPPEMQQERPLWMEGTRLCCRRPSGDAESAEGCVSVDVAVSKAESAEAAPAGLAGRLSRCELCDDWKRVVLLSALLIILFCIVLWPVQCALKTGNLRCFARAAAAGGPELLPPKGTATAAAAAVTRPALQ, encoded by the coding sequence ATGGAACAAactctgttcccttctcttgCAGACTCTCCCGGGGCCGTGGTGCAGTCCGGGCGCTCGGCCATGTCCTGCTTCCCTCGGCTCTGGCGCTCCAGCGCTCCGCCGTCCCCCGGTTCCCCGGTGCCGCCGTCCCCCGGTTCCCCGGTGCCGCCGTCCCCCGGTTCCCCGGTGCCGCCGTCCCCGGGGCTCCTCGCTGGCCCCGCGAGCCCCCGCGGCCGGAGCGGGCCCCGTTCCCCGCCCGGCTCGCCCGGCTCTCCGGGCCCCGGCAGCCCGCGGCCGACGTCGCCGGTGGAGTGCTCCATCTGCTTCAACGCCTACGACAACACCTTCAAAACGCCCAAGGTGCTGCGGTGCTCGCACGTGTTCTGCCTGGAGTGCGTGGCCAGGCTGAGCGCGGCTCTGCCGCCCCACCAGCCCCAGGAGTTTCTGCCTTGTCCCTTCTGCCGCCAGCTCACCCAGATGCCCCGGCAGGGCGCCCCGGGACTGGCCAccagcaaggagctgctggccaCGCTGCCCCCCGAGATGCAGCAGGAGCGGCCGCTGTGGATGGAGGGCACCAGGCTGTGCTGCCGCCGCCCGTCCGGCGACGCCGAGAGCGCCGAGGGCTGCGTGTCCGTCGACGTGGCCGTGAGCAAGGCCGAGAGCGCCGAGGCGGCCCCGGCGGGGCTGGCGGGGAGGTTGTCCCGCTGCGAGCTGTGCGACGACTGGAAGCGCGTGGTGCTGCTCTCGGCGCTCCTCATCATCCTCTTCTGCATCGTCCTGTGGCCCGTGCAGTGCGCGCTCAAGACGGGGAACCTGCGCTGCTTCGCCCGCGCCGCGGCGGCCGGAGGGCCCGAGCTGCTGCCGCCCAAAGGAACGGCCACGGCGGCCGCTGCGGCCGTCACACGGCCGGCTCTGCAGTAG